In the genome of Desulfobacterales bacterium, the window TTCGCCTCTTCTATGCAAGCTTGAAGATAAGCAGCCATTTCCTCTGGGGTGCGAAGATGCTCAGCGACATCGTATCGGGTAGTGATGGTTCTTGCCATGATGGTCTCCTATAAGTTCTGTGCTAGGCGCAAGGCGGTTTTGATATCGTTGGCTTGGGTCCGCTTATCGCCGCCAGCCAATAAAATTACCACCTTTTGCCCGTACTTTTTGTAATACACCCGATAGCCGGGTCCATAGTCAATTCGCAACTCTAAAACGCCTTCACCTACTGCCTTAACATCTCCGGGATTCCCGCCTGCCAGTCTCTCAACCCGGGCTTGGATACGAGCACGGGCACGGATATCGTGCAGACCATCAATCCATTTTGCGAAGATTTCAGTCTTGCGAATTTCAATCATGGCCTATTGTATCCAGTTGGATACATGTTGTCAATATATGATATGTGTAAATTTAGGGTATGATCTTGACTCTTATGAGATGGCTTCTATTTTTCTATGGCGACACTTTCAGAATGAAGGCTTCCCGGTGATGAAAATCGGGTTTCGGGCCCGGATGGGCGGCTGCATGGTAGGTGTTCCGGCCGTCACTGGACCGGACAACGGCTGCGACACCCATGTCCAGCGTTTGCCGATCCAGTCCGAGGCCGCCCAGGTCAATCATGCAGCCCAGACACAGCAGGTTCGGTTCTTTTTGCATATTCAAGATTAATTCCGGGATCGCCGGTTCCTCACGCATGTCCCGGCGGTAATCGTCGAATCGGTAGAGGTTCCAGTCTCCGGACGGAGACAGGTTGAATTCCCAGTAGGCTTGAGAGCCTTCGGCAGACACAAAGCATTCCAGGCAGGTGTTTTCCCACAACTGGTGATGGCGCGCCGGACGCCTGGCAGGCGTTGGAATTGCAACGGCTTTCAGGTCGCCCTGCAGCCTGAAGTCAACCTTCAGCAGGTGGGATTGCCGGCCGATGGTGCAGGTGATGTCCAGTTCGACTGCGGCCTGGACTTGGAAAGGCTGAAGCCGGATGGTTTTCTGTTCCATGGATATTCCTTAACA includes:
- a CDS encoding type II toxin-antitoxin system RelE/ParE family toxin; amino-acid sequence: MIEIRKTEIFAKWIDGLHDIRARARIQARVERLAGGNPGDVKAVGEGVLELRIDYGPGYRVYYKKYGQKVVILLAGGDKRTQANDIKTALRLAQNL
- a CDS encoding DOMON-like domain-containing protein yields the protein MEQKTIRLQPFQVQAAVELDITCTIGRQSHLLKVDFRLQGDLKAVAIPTPARRPARHHQLWENTCLECFVSAEGSQAYWEFNLSPSGDWNLYRFDDYRRDMREEPAIPELILNMQKEPNLLCLGCMIDLGGLGLDRQTLDMGVAAVVRSSDGRNTYHAAAHPGPKPDFHHREAFILKVSP